GCTCCGGTGAGGCGCCAGCGCGGCTGCTGCTCTTCATACCAGGGTACGTACTGGGCGATCAGCGGCGCGCTGGTGATCACCACCGCCATCAGGATCGCGAACTTCTCCCAGCGCCGCCTCACTGCCACCCTCCGCGTTGAATCTGACGAACACGCGCATCAATTTCAAAGATGAGGAAGGCGAGAAGTCTCGCCTTCCCCGAACTAACTACTAGCCTGGGTTCTTTGTGCCATCGCTGTGGCAGTACAGGCACCAGGAACCATTGGTGGCCGTGTACACGGCAGCGAAGTTACGGAACAGCAAATGGCTGTTGGTGTGGGGCTCATGGCAGGTGGAGCACTGCATCTTGCCTGCATAGAGCGGAACCACAGCATTGCCAGTGTTGACGTCAACGCCGTTCGGCCCAGCCGGAACCTTCATCCCAGCATTGGAAGCCAATGTGGCGTCGTAGGTGAAGTTGACCGGGTGGGTCTTGTTGGCATCCGCGGGGTTAATGACGCGGGTGGTTGGCAGGGCATTGATGGCTCCAATGGCCCCGGTGTAGGTCGAATTCAGGGCGACCGTGCCGTCGTGGCAGCTCATGCACAGGATGCTGGGGTTGGTAGTGTCAGCATCCGTGCCAGTTGCCTGCAGCGACTTGAGGTCGGTGGCCTGTTGCGTCCAGCTCGTGTACGCGGTGTAAGCCGTGGAGGAGCTGAGCGTGTGGTTCCACAAGAGTTGGGCGGGGCCGTTGGGTCCGAGACCGCCATCAGACGCAAACTTGTGCGCGATGTGGCAGTAATTGCACAGGGCATAGCTGGCGCCGGTGGAGCCGGTGGCAACACCGCCGCTGCCGGTGGCGCGCAGGTCGTGGGGACCGTTGATGATCAACGCCTTATCGACCCGAGCGAAGCTCATACTGGTGACAACCATGACCACCAGTATCAGCATCAGGACTACGCGTAGATATTTCATGAAGACCTCCTGATGATTGGTACTGCTTTACCTAGGTAATAAACATTGGTAGCCGTTACAGCTTCTGCTTGCACGCGAGTGCG
Above is a window of Terriglobales bacterium DNA encoding:
- a CDS encoding cytochrome c3 family protein, which codes for MKYLRVVLMLILVVMVVTSMSFARVDKALIINGPHDLRATGSGGVATGSTGASYALCNYCHIAHKFASDGGLGPNGPAQLLWNHTLSSSTAYTAYTSWTQQATDLKSLQATGTDADTTNPSILCMSCHDGTVALNSTYTGAIGAINALPTTRVINPADANKTHPVNFTYDATLASNAGMKVPAGPNGVDVNTGNAVVPLYAGKMQCSTCHEPHTNSHLLFRNFAAVYTATNGSWCLYCHSDGTKNPG